One genomic window of Candidatus Edwardsbacteria bacterium includes the following:
- the dnaG gene encoding DNA primase, whose amino-acid sequence MARIPEEIIDDVRQSNDVVEVLGQYLSLKKTGSTYKALCPFHQERTPSFVVTPAKQIWHCFGCGKGGNVISFLMEHDKVSFIEALRTLAKRANITLPSSDDYKEGAHDLLYQANEFAAKFFQERLASGIGAAAREYLKNRGISDQSVELFRLGYAPNAWEDLIKAAGKQGLSLQLLKEAGLIIARDESNGYYDRFRHRIIFPVFSLSGRVIGFGGRSLEQNPQAKYLNSPETPIYHKGRGFYGFCQAKSPVQDAGKAILVEGNFDLIIPYQHGFKNILATSGTALSSDQAKLLSRYARQAVLCYDPDAAGQNATDRAIPLLLEAGIDVKVAVLPHEMDPDLAVRREGEQAFAAIIETAITFIEFKVMRARLMSDLSQVADKSALVNNLLNLLALVSDPVKRRLYIKELAEAAGLDESFVLDLARKKDGLKPEGNNRDAPLNNLPDWEGDILSILLRRPENIDTILPELSSQGLASPRLIGLLKKLGAIYQDTGRLDGAGLMMKFEDREEQSLLSGSLIHKDMPDDSLDSADNDAQLLSDYMAKLRKQNLKPRLKDIQHEIKQAEKSGDSILVAKLLRQYQELSSGHPGNKAE is encoded by the coding sequence ATGGCGCGCATCCCCGAGGAAATAATCGACGATGTCCGGCAGTCCAACGACGTGGTGGAGGTGCTGGGGCAGTACCTGTCGCTTAAGAAGACCGGCAGCACCTACAAGGCCCTGTGCCCCTTTCACCAGGAGCGAACCCCCTCCTTTGTAGTGACCCCGGCCAAGCAGATCTGGCATTGCTTCGGCTGCGGCAAGGGCGGCAACGTCATTTCGTTCCTGATGGAGCACGACAAGGTGTCGTTCATCGAGGCCTTAAGGACCCTGGCCAAGCGGGCCAACATCACTTTGCCCTCGTCGGATGACTACAAGGAAGGGGCTCACGACCTTTTATACCAGGCCAACGAGTTCGCCGCCAAGTTCTTCCAGGAGCGGCTGGCCTCCGGCATCGGAGCCGCCGCCCGGGAATATCTCAAAAACCGCGGCATCAGCGACCAGTCCGTAGAATTATTCCGGCTGGGATACGCCCCCAACGCCTGGGAGGATCTGATCAAGGCAGCCGGCAAGCAGGGCCTGAGCCTGCAGCTGCTGAAGGAGGCCGGATTGATAATCGCCCGCGACGAGAGCAACGGATACTACGACCGGTTCCGGCACCGGATAATATTTCCCGTATTCTCCCTGAGCGGCCGGGTGATCGGGTTCGGCGGGCGCAGCCTGGAGCAGAATCCCCAGGCCAAATACCTCAACTCTCCGGAGACGCCCATCTATCACAAGGGGCGGGGCTTCTACGGATTCTGCCAGGCCAAGAGTCCGGTGCAGGACGCCGGAAAGGCCATCCTGGTGGAGGGCAATTTCGACCTGATCATCCCCTACCAGCACGGCTTTAAGAACATCCTGGCCACCTCGGGGACGGCCTTAAGCAGCGACCAGGCCAAGCTGCTGTCCCGTTACGCCAGGCAGGCGGTTTTATGCTACGATCCCGATGCCGCCGGGCAGAACGCCACCGACCGGGCCATCCCCCTGCTGCTGGAGGCCGGGATAGACGTCAAGGTGGCGGTGCTGCCCCATGAGATGGACCCGGACCTGGCCGTACGCCGGGAGGGGGAACAGGCCTTCGCCGCCATCATCGAAACGGCCATCACCTTCATCGAGTTCAAGGTGATGCGGGCCCGGCTGATGTCCGACCTGTCCCAGGTGGCCGACAAGAGCGCCTTGGTGAACAATCTTTTGAACCTGCTGGCCCTGGTGTCCGACCCGGTGAAGCGGCGGCTCTATATCAAGGAACTGGCCGAGGCGGCGGGCCTGGATGAATCCTTCGTGCTGGACCTGGCCCGGAAAAAGGACGGGCTCAAACCGGAGGGTAATAACCGGGACGCTCCGCTGAACAACCTGCCGGACTGGGAGGGTGATATCCTTTCCATTCTGCTGCGCCGGCCGGAGAATATCGATACCATTCTGCCGGAGCTGTCGTCACAGGGCCTGGCCTCGCCCAGACTGATCGGACTTTTGAAAAAACTGGGGGCCATCTATCAGGATACCGGTCGCCTGGACGGCGCCGGGCTGATGATGAAATTCGAAGACCGGGAAGAACAGAGCCTGCTGTCGGGGTCACTGATTCACAAGGATATGCCGGATGATTCCCTGGATAGCGCCGACAACGATGCCCAATTGCTGTCTGATTACATGGCCAAACTGAGGAAACAGAACCTCAAACCCCGCCTGAAGGACATTCAGCATGAGATCAAGCAGGCGGAAAAGTCCGGGGACAGCATCCTGGTGGCCAAGCTGCTCCGGCAGTACCAGGAATTATCATCCGGCCATCCGGGAAATAAGGCCGAATAG
- a CDS encoding flavodoxin: MKTLVIYYSRTGITKKIGQAIAAKIPADTEEIVDLKDRKGPWEYLKAGRDAMKRIPAQIAVVKNNPEYYDLVVIGTPVWAGNMACAIRTYIGQNKDKIKKLALFCTMGGSGDQNTFKEMESLSGQTAVAKLTVKTREAGKPESDARLDEFVRQLLPQTNH, encoded by the coding sequence ATGAAAACCCTAGTGATCTATTACTCCCGCACCGGCATCACCAAAAAGATCGGCCAGGCCATCGCCGCAAAGATCCCGGCCGACACCGAGGAGATCGTAGACCTCAAGGACCGCAAGGGTCCCTGGGAATACCTCAAGGCCGGGCGCGATGCCATGAAAAGGATCCCGGCCCAGATCGCCGTCGTCAAGAATAATCCCGAATATTACGACCTGGTGGTCATCGGCACCCCGGTGTGGGCCGGCAACATGGCCTGCGCCATCCGAACCTATATCGGCCAGAACAAGGACAAGATAAAAAAGCTGGCCCTGTTCTGCACCATGGGCGGCTCCGGGGACCAGAACACATTCAAGGAGATGGAATCTCTTTCCGGCCAGACCGCCGTGGCCAAATTGACCGTAAAGACCCGCGAGGCCGGAAAGCCGGAGAGCGATGCCCGGCTGGACGAGTTCGTCAGGCAGCTTTTGCCGCAAACCAATCATTAA
- a CDS encoding RNA-binding protein, giving the protein MNLFAGNLAKEMTEAELKEVFEKFGQVTSVAFVMDRYSGQPRGFAFVEMPVKSEALAAIDNLNGRVALKGKAIFVKEARPQEKGHGGHRPSNRNKRR; this is encoded by the coding sequence ATGAATTTATTTGCAGGAAACCTGGCCAAGGAAATGACCGAGGCCGAACTGAAGGAGGTCTTTGAGAAGTTCGGCCAGGTGACATCGGTGGCCTTTGTGATGGACCGATACAGCGGCCAGCCCCGCGGCTTTGCCTTTGTGGAGATGCCGGTGAAATCGGAGGCCCTGGCGGCCATAGACAACCTGAACGGCCGGGTGGCCCTCAAGGGCAAGGCCATATTCGTCAAAGAGGCCCGCCCCCAGGAGAAGGGCCACGGAGGCCATCGTCCCTCGAACCGCAATAAAAGAAGATAA
- a CDS encoding helix-hairpin-helix domain-containing protein, which produces MKDPAIKKLQTIPGVGPSIARDLYQLGIRKVSDLRGRDPEKLYLQSCHQAGKQIDRCLLYVYRCAVYYASAGKHDPKFLKWWNWKDGIIDNKKRG; this is translated from the coding sequence ATGAAAGATCCGGCAATAAAAAAACTTCAAACCATTCCCGGGGTGGGGCCCAGCATCGCCCGGGACCTGTACCAGCTGGGGATCCGCAAAGTCTCCGACCTCAGGGGCCGGGACCCGGAGAAGCTGTACCTGCAGTCCTGCCACCAGGCCGGAAAACAGATCGACCGCTGCCTGCTCTACGTGTATCGTTGTGCGGTCTATTACGCCTCAGCCGGGAAACACGATCCGAAATTTTTAAAATGGTGGAATTGGAAAGATGGGATTATCGATAATAAAAAAAGAGGATAG